A stretch of the Musa acuminata AAA Group cultivar baxijiao chromosome BXJ2-7, Cavendish_Baxijiao_AAA, whole genome shotgun sequence genome encodes the following:
- the LOC103991363 gene encoding eukaryotic translation initiation factor 2 subunit alpha homolog: MPNLECRMYEAKYPEVDMAVMIQVKNIADMGAYVSLLEYNNIEGMILFSELSRLRIRSVSSLIKVGRQEPVMVLRVDRDKGYIDLSKRRVSVEDIQACEERYNKSKLVHSIMRHVAETLDIDLEELYIHIGWPLYRKYGHAFEAFKIIVTDPDSVLDALTREAKEVGADGQEVTKVVRAVTPEVKDALVRNIRRRMTLQPLEIRADIEMKCFQFDGVLHIKEAMRKAEAAGNDDCPVKIKLVAPPLYVLTTQTLDKERGISILNNAIKACTEEIERHKGKLTMKEAPRAVSERDDKLLAEHMAKLQSTNTEVDGDEGSEEEVDT; this comes from the exons ATGCCAAACCTTGAGTGCCGGATGTACGAGGCCAAGTACCCGGAGGTGGACATGGCTGTGATGATCCAGGTGAAGAACATAGCGGACATGGGCGCTTACGTCTCTCTCCTCGAGTACAACAACATCGAGGGTATGATCCTCTTCTCCGAGCTCTCCCGCCTTCGCATCCGTTCTGTCTCCTCCCTCATCAAGGTCGGCCGCCAGGAGCCCGTCATGGTCCTCCGCGTCGACCGCGACAAGGGATACATCGACCTCTCCAAGCGCCGCGTCTCCGTGGAGGATATTCAGGCCTGCGAGGAGCGGTACAACAAGAGCAAGCTCGTCCACTCCATCATGCGCCATGTCGCGGAGACCCTGGACATTGACCTCGAGGAGCTCTACATCCACATCGGGTGGCCCCTCTATCGCAAGTACGGCCACGCTTTCGAG GCATTCAAGATAATTGTGACGGATCCGGACTCAGTTCTTGATGCCCTGACTCGAGAAGCGAAGGAAGTTGGAGCAGATGGGCAGGAG GTGACTAAGGTGGTACGTGCGGTGACGCCTGAGGTGAAAGATGCTTTGGTCAGGAATATTAGGAGAAGGATGACACTGCAGCCACTGGAGATACGTGCTGATATAGAGATGAAATGCTTCCAGTTCGATGGAGTTCTTCACATTAAG GAAGCTATGAGGAAAGCTGAAGCTGCAGGAAATGATGATTGCCCCGTGAAGATCAAGCTAGTTGCCCCTCCACTCTATGTTCTCACTACTCAGACTCTCGATaag GAACGAGGCATATCAATTCTGAATAATGCAATTAAGGCTTGCACTGAAGAGATAGAACGACACAAGGGAAAACTTACTATGAAGGAGGCACCAAGAGCT GTGAGCGAACGAGATGATAAGCTACTTGCTGAACATATGGCAAAACTACAGTCCACTAACACGGAGGTCGACGGTGATGAAGGTAGTGAGGAAGAGGTAGATACATGA